From Candidatus Kryptoniota bacterium, a single genomic window includes:
- a CDS encoding CoA-binding protein, translating to MKEAIREFLNSKRIAVVGVSREPKKFGNSIYRGLKERGYEVIGVNPCLKDLNGEACYPNISALRGKIDGIVICISPEKVEPVLREAARSGMMNVWLQQGSETVESATLGKLLGLNVVAGKCILMYAQPVNGFHNIHRFFMKIFGKL from the coding sequence ATGAAAGAGGCTATAAGGGAATTTCTGAACTCAAAGCGAATTGCGGTTGTCGGGGTTTCCCGTGAACCGAAGAAGTTCGGAAACTCAATTTATCGGGGGCTCAAGGAGCGCGGTTACGAAGTTATCGGTGTGAATCCTTGTCTAAAAGATCTTAACGGAGAGGCATGTTATCCAAACATTTCCGCGCTTCGGGGAAAGATCGACGGCATTGTCATCTGCATATCGCCCGAAAAAGTGGAGCCCGTTCTCCGTGAAGCCGCACGATCAGGCATGATGAATGTCTGGCTTCAACAGGGATCGGAAACCGTCGAGAGCGCGACACTCGGCAAGCTGCTCGGACTGAATGTCGTTGCCGGCAAATGTATTCTTATGTACGCTCAGCCCGTAAACGGATTCCACAACATACACAGATTTTTCATGAAGATTTTCGGGAAACTATAA